In Geobacter anodireducens, a genomic segment contains:
- a CDS encoding NAD-dependent epimerase, which produces MKILVTGGSGFLGSHVADALTEAGHEVSLFDVHPSPYLREGQSMINGDILDEAAVERAVEGFDVIYHFAGIADIDECTSRPVDTVKFNILGTVNLLEAARRAGIQRFVFGSSAYVYSDSGYFYRSSKQACESFIENYHELFGLKYTCLRYGSLYGTRADERNSIYRLILHALRDNMITYHGTGEELREFIHVRDAAEISVKILAPEFENQHITLTGNEKMRYRDLLDMVKEMIGAHVSIEILPSQRKAHYKITPYNFSPKLGRKLVNNPHIDMGQGLLQCMAELYELVHQEKMEEGGLLVDRNGVTS; this is translated from the coding sequence ATGAAGATTTTGGTAACAGGTGGCTCCGGTTTTCTCGGTAGTCATGTAGCCGATGCCTTGACCGAAGCAGGACACGAAGTTTCCTTATTTGACGTTCACCCCTCTCCTTATTTGAGGGAAGGACAGTCAATGATCAACGGGGATATTCTCGATGAAGCCGCAGTTGAACGGGCTGTTGAAGGCTTTGATGTAATTTATCATTTTGCCGGCATTGCCGATATAGATGAATGTACGAGCCGGCCGGTCGATACCGTCAAGTTTAATATCCTCGGTACGGTTAACTTGCTGGAAGCAGCCCGCCGGGCCGGCATACAGAGATTTGTCTTCGGCAGTTCTGCGTACGTCTATAGCGATTCTGGCTACTTTTATCGCTCCAGCAAGCAAGCCTGCGAATCCTTTATCGAAAATTATCATGAACTATTTGGCCTTAAGTATACCTGCTTACGGTATGGCTCCCTGTACGGTACCCGTGCCGACGAGCGCAATAGTATCTATCGGTTGATTCTTCACGCCCTGCGTGACAACATGATTACCTATCACGGGACCGGAGAGGAACTGCGAGAGTTTATCCATGTCCGGGATGCCGCGGAAATTAGTGTAAAGATTCTGGCCCCGGAGTTTGAAAATCAGCATATCACCTTAACTGGCAATGAGAAAATGCGCTATCGTGACCTGCTTGACATGGTTAAGGAAATGATAGGCGCACACGTCAGTATTGAAATTCTTCCTTCACAACGGAAAGCTCATTACAAAATCACCCCCTACAACTTTAGCCCCAAGCTTGGGCGTAAGCTCGTGAATAACCCCCATATCGATATGGGACAAGGCCTGCTGCAATGCATGGCAGAACTTTACGAGTTGGTTCACCAGGAGAAAATGGAAGAGGGCGGCTTGCTGGTGGACAGGAACGGCGTAACATCGTGA